The proteins below are encoded in one region of Apium graveolens cultivar Ventura chromosome 4, ASM990537v1, whole genome shotgun sequence:
- the LOC141718258 gene encoding bifunctional phosphatase IMPL2, chloroplastic-like codes for MNTIQEEQFSHEILDEFVRVANKAADAAGRVIKEFFWKPALIQTINKYDEDGLIVEQATNVDRLVEDAIVSIILQNFPNHLIFGEEGGWYLPKDKDAAADFVWVLDPIDGTTSFENGVPLFGTLIALLYKSKPIIGAIDQPILRDRWVGVQGRAAMDHLGVPVRTRSCEQLSRATLYASSLLHFSDQEREAFNRVTDKIKEPIFCAECYNYGLLPSGFIDVIVQSYLGPYDFLAFIPIIEGAGGVVTDCDCEKLHWEASSMYKAPKYYRIIAAGDAQVHQDALIYLKNVKKE; via the coding sequence ATGAACACCATTCAAGAAGAGCAGTTTAGCCACGAAATTCTTGATGAATTTGTTCGCGTTGCTAATAAGGCCGCAGATGCTGCGGGTAGAGTGATCAAGGAGTTCTTTTGGAAACCTGCATTGATTCAAACTATTAATAAGTACGACGAAGATGGATTGATTGTCGAGCAAGCAACCAACGTTGATCGGCTTGTCGAGGATGCTATAGTTTCGATAATTTTACAAAATTTTCCGAATCACTTAATTTTTGGCGAGGAAGGGGGTTGGTATTTACCGAAAGACAAGGATGCTGCTGCTGATTTTGTGTGGGTTTTGGACCCGATTGATGGGACTACTAGCTTCGAGAATGGAGTTCCTCTGTTTGGAACTCTTATCGCACTTTTGTACAAGAGTAAGCCGATCATAGGAGCCATTGATCAGCCTATACTTCGGGATAGATGGGTAGGAGTGCAAGGAAGAGCTGCCATGGATCATCTCGGTGTGCCTGTACGGACCCGTTCCTGTGAGCAGCTTTCGCGAGCAACACTCTATGCCTCCAGCCTGTTGCACTTTAGTGATCAAGAACGAGAGGCCTTTAACCGTGTCACGGATAAGATTAAAGAACCAATATTTTGTGCTGAGTGCTATAATTATGGGCTCTTACCCTCGGGGTTCATTGATGTGATTGTGCAGTCGTATCTGGGTCCATATGATTTTCTGGCTTTTATACCGATCATTGAAGGTGCTGGAGGTGTTGTAACAGATTGTGATTGTGAGAAACTTCACTGGGAAGCTTCTTCGATGTATAAAGCTCCAAAATATTATCGTATTATTGCAGCTGGAGACGCCCAGGTCCACCAGGATGCATTGATATATCTCAAGAATGTTAAAAAAGA